The sequence CTTGCCTCCAATCTTGTAAACATCCTGAAGGGGGAGACGGAGAGGTTTGTCTGTTGGACGGGTGGGTGGCTGAATAGCGTCCAGAGCTTCAAGCAGCGTCGTCCCCGATGCGTTGCCATCCTTCCTGTTAATCTTCCACCCCTTAAACCATTGCATCTACAACACCAGAACATCACTGGAAGTAATGAACGCAGCAAGAcgttttgcaaaatatttcttgGACATACATTGGGGCTGGCATCAAGCATGTTGTCGCCATTCCAGCCCGAGATGGGCACGAAAGGTACAGTGTCCGGATTGTAGCCTATCTTCTTGATGTAGGTGCTGACTTCCTTGACAATTTCTTCATAGCGCTTTTGGCTATAGTTGGGCTCGGTGGAGTCCATTTTGTTGATGCCCACGATGAGTTGCTTCACCCCGAGCGTGTAGGCTAACAGGGCATGCTCGCGGGTCTGCCCGTTCTTGGAGATGCCGGCCTCGAACTCCCCCACACCGGCAGCCACGATCAATACAGCGCAATCGGCCTAAGACGGAAGACTGTTGAAGTCGGCCAACTCGATGACTCGCTCCTCACGTTGCTTACCTGCGAGGTCCCGGTGATCATGTTCTTGATGAAGTCCCTGTGTCCCGGAGCGTCGATGATGGTCACATAATACTTGGTCGTCTCGAACTTCCACAACGAGATATCGATAGTGATCCCACGTTCTCTCTCTGCCTTCAACTTGTCCAGCACCCAGGCATACTTGAAGGACCCCTTCCCCATCTGGAACATGTTGAAGGAAACTGCTTGCTTGATATTTATGTGACCAATCTGATTGgtgataatatattttatttagaagCGCCTTTCAGGTCACTCAAGGTCACTTTACAAAGACTTAAAACAATTTCAATGGATGCATGTAATTTTGTAAAAATTTCTTTCAGACTGTGACGAGAAATGTTTTTAGTCACTGGAAACTCGAGAGACTCCATCAAGAGTAGAAATGATCACATCTGACTGCAAATGAAGCTGGCACGACTGGTGGAGGCAAATTAGTAAACTAACACATAGCAGACACTTCCCCGTTGGCAACTTAGACAAAAACCATTATTCAGAAACTGTTACAACTGTtagctaatgctaattaacTGTATGCTAATATTGCAGCTCTTGTTCACAATCCCTTTTAAGGTCTCTGGCGCGTCATCTCGCACGGCCTTACCTCGGCAGCCTCCTTCTCAAACTTCTCGATGGTCCGCTTGTCAATGCCGCCGCACTTGTAGATGAGGTGGCCCGTTGTGGTGGACTTGCCCGAATCCACGTGGCCGATCACCACGATGTTGATGTGGACCTTCTCCTTGCCCATGATGAGCGATGATACCGGCCCAAGTCAAGAAAGTGAGGCTTCTGCAAAAACTGCCATGGAGACTCGgtgagtactttttttttataaattatttttgatagATTATTGTTGGTAAAGTACCGTAAAAACAAGGCTAATTTCCCGTGATCCTAAGATTGTTTACTTTATCCCTATAAAGAGACACAAATCTTTGGTGTGTGAACCCTGAATTCATAAATATTCCTGAATATATTACATATACATCCATTTTGTATGATGAAAACTTGATTTGGAATGAAAACACATTCTAAAAATGTGTTGAccagtgtttgttttccacatGTGCCAGTTTAATGTCAACTGGCAAACCATCTTAATGGCTTGTTGTCTTTCCACTGCAAGTTAGCCAATGTAAATTGATATCAATTTTGCTGGCACCATCTCATGGAAGTTCTAATCAAACTCAAATTTTGCTCATATCGCATAAAAGGCAAATTTGGAAAAACTTAAGTCATGGTACTCGTAGCTAAAGGCATCTCTGTTTACAGTCTTGCTTTCCATCCAGCCGTCTCTCCcgctgttttttctttgccatGTCGTCCCTGTGTTGACACACCCTGGCAACACAGtataacccccccccaaaaaaaaaaaaatccaccattTTGCCAGCCATATTTCCGTGCATGGCACAGCAGGATgcacttttaatatttttattattttttattattattatcaaacaAGCATTCGACATGCTGAGCAGGTTGTAAACATCCTCATCCTTCTAGTCCAGTAGCGTCACTGCTGCAGTTGCcgcagtgccccccccccctctcccaaAAAAACTGCGCTAACTTAACGTCAGATGGCTTCGATCATGTGAAGGGCGCACAAGCGCTTTCGCCGTGATCTGTCAATCTGCCTCCAGCCCCCATAAAAGCCCTCCTTGCCCGGTTGGAGTATGACATTCTTAGGATGCCAGCTGCTGGGGGAAAATCTATTCATGGCGTAATGTATTGCTTACCTTAGCAGGGAGCTGCTGGTTTGTTTTTACTGCTGTTGATGGTCAAGTGCAGGTCGTTTGAGGGAGCGCGCGTGCACACTTGATGGCAGACGACGCTGTTCCGCTTGCAGGCGCGCGCACGATACgcagtgagggagggagggagggaggggttgGGGGGGTGATTGCGTAATTGCGCGTACACGAACACTGTCGTTTAGAATTGGATGTCTGTGCCATGTAATCACCtgctatttttatatttgactgtTTTGTAGATAAATGTAttgtaagtctttttttttcttcttaatatTGGGTTACATTTTGAGAACAGCAGAGGGCGCTCTCGGTCCCAGCTCAACTTTCTCGATcagtcatttttattgtggAAATATCGAAATTGCAGAAAATTCGAATCATTCCAAACATGTCCTGATTGACGTTAATGGAAAATTTTGGTATAGAAAAAATAGCCATCATGTCAAAAGtatcttcaaatgttttaaatgcattCTGACACTTGATTTTATACTTGATATACATCTTTGACAATCGACTGTTTTTcaaagcagcaaaaataaGACAATAATAGAGCATCATTCTATTGCAATTAAATGTTTATCACACATGATGATTTTAACATCCGAGTTCACATAAACCAAAGGATCTTAGACTTAGAAAGTTTCACAGAACATAAGTggaagaatagcaaaaatctgCACAACCCTGCTTTACAATGATTCCATTTTATACATTGACATTCATTCCCACTTAGACATATGGCActactttttttaatgccaCCCAGTGTGTGACTGGgttcaaaaatgtcattaagGCACAAGTGCAAGACTGATCAAGTGACATTTGGAACACGTGCAAATCCTTGTCGTTTCTAATACTAAAGTATTTCAAAAGCTACTTCTCTTTGTGTtatgcatgtaaaaaaaaaaaactcaagatTGTTAAACAG is a genomic window of Syngnathus acus chromosome 15, fSynAcu1.2, whole genome shotgun sequence containing:
- the LOC119134572 gene encoding elongation factor 1-alpha 1, with translation MGKEKVHINIVVIGHVDSGKSTTTGHLIYKCGGIDKRTIEKFEKEAAEMGKGSFKYAWVLDKLKAERERGITIDISLWKFETTKYYVTIIDAPGHRDFIKNMITGTSQADCAVLIVAAGVGEFEAGISKNGQTREHALLAYTLGVKQLIVGINKMDSTEPNYSQKRYEEIVKEVSTYIKKIGYNPDTVPFVPISGWNGDNMLDASPNMQWFKGWKINRKDGNASGTTLLEALDAIQPPTRPTDKPLRLPLQDVYKIGGIGTVPVGRVETGILKPGMVVTFAPVNITTEVKSVEMHHEALSEALPGDNVGFNVKNVSVKDIRRGNVAGDSKSDPPQEAASFTAQVIILNHPGQISAGYAPVLDCHTAHIACKFAELKEKIDRRSGKKLEDNPKTLKSGDAAIVDMTPGKPMCVESFSEYPPLGRFAVRDMRQTVAVGVIKAVEKKASTTGKITKSAQKAQRNK